The window TGAGGCGGAGAAGCGTGGCATTTCTTTTTATAGGCTGTTATCCCTGTAATTGGATTACAAGTCCTTAATCTTTTTCTTTTTGCCTTCCGATTTACAAAATTATCAAACTCTTTGTTGCCACTTCTTTATTGTTAATCTGCATCTTGCAAAAATACACGCCCGAATTTATTTTCTTCCCAACGTTATCTCTCGCATTCCACTCTATTTTTTTCGTTCCCGCTGTTTCGATACCGTTCGCAATAGTCTTTACTTCCTTGCCCGCAATGTCATATATTTTCAAAGAAACTTTCGAGTTCTCTTTTATCGTATACGAAACAACACTTCTGTTGATTACCGGATTCGGCGAAATCGAATAAACTCCTTCCTTGCCTGCGCCCTCATTTTCCTCAATCCCGCTATACGAAACCGTTGCCCGCAACATCATATCTCCCGTGTGTCCTTCGGACGCATAATTGTTCCACGTCGAAAGGTTGTTTGAACATACGCCCCTGTCCCCATAATCAACTGCCCCATCTGTCGCTATGCCCATAGTAGTGCTTTTATAGATGAATGCAATTATAAAAAAGTCCCCGTTGAAATTATTTTGCGTGGGAAACGTTACCGTAATCCATTGTCCTACTTGTGTCGCAGCCATAGAAGTAGCCGTTGCTAAACGACTTCCGGGATTTCCCCCGTTTACGGTATAAACAAATAAACTGCATAATGAACCCGCTCCGCCCCATGAACCTATAACGGCGCGCGCTCCGGTAACTCTGCATGGCGTTTGTGTCGGAGTAAACCTTACTCCGTTGTACCCATAACAATGCGGTCAGCTGGAACTCCACGGCCAGTAAACGCCAAGAGCGCCATTATCATAAGCGATTTCATCTGCCGATAAAACACTGCCAAAACAAACAAGCCCTAATACTACACCTAATATATTTAAAAACTTCATATTCCCCTCCTCGTATTTTCCACTCTTACTTCTTTATTATAGTATTTTAGTATAATAATTTTTTATTTAGTCAAGTTCTTTTAATCTTCAAAGCATAATCCTTTAAAAACCGAGCTGGAATGTTTTTTAACGTTTTTTACCGTTGAATATCTTTCTACTCGAAACCATCCTGAATTGCCTTGCCCGTCTTCTATTTTAAACCATTCTTTGTTGTCCGTAATAGCGATTCTCGACGGACTCCCGCTCTTTAATATAGTTTTAATTGTTGTATCGTTGATTGCAGTATATAAGGGCAAATCACATAAAAGCACGACATTCTGGTTCATAGTAACAAATTCCGTGTCAACCTGAAGGATTTTGTTTTTCTGGTTAGAAAACGCATATTTCGCATCATAATACCATGTAGAAAGGACTCTCCCCCTCCCTTTTGTTTTTATAAAACCATCGCCTCCCAGCGTAAATACTTCTCTGGATAGACGATGCTGGGAATTTCCCGGTATACGTCCCAACTTTATAATGGAATCCGTGTATCTGTAGAAAGTCGTAATCGGGTCATCGCTTGGTCCGTCATCTTCTATGGCGATATCCAGAAATTTATCAGTTGAATCAATATCTACAATATAGAAATAGTTAAGGATGTCCGAACTATAATTAATCGCAGTTTTATTATTAATGTTTATAATTATTGTATCGCCTGTCTCTCTATGAAAAGATACCATTATATTTTCTTTTTTCTTATCACCGTTCAAATCTATTTTAATTTTTTTATTAATGTCAAATTTCACCATTTTATTTTTCCGGATGGAATCGGGAAGAAGCGTCTCGCCGAAAACCACATTAATAGACAAAATATATATTAAAATTATTATTTTTAATTTCATTGTTATTTCCTGTTTTTTAATTTTCTACTTTCTTCTATCCTAATTATTTGCGTTCAATCCCTGCCCGCCATTATTTTTGCCTGCCCGCCGTTTTGTTTGGAGGGGAGGGTGCGTCCTAAATTCTTTCTGTTTCTTTTTTTGTGTTCTCCGTTTCTCCCCGTCCCCGCATCCCTTTTCTCTGTGCTCCCACTCAGTCTGTTGACTGCCACACATATTTCCCTGTTCTGTCAATGTATCCTAGTTTTCCGTTAACTCTTACCATTGCCAACCCATTATTAAAAGGGTGCAGTATATTTACAAAATTATCAAACTGTGGAGTTATTATTATATTTCCCGTTGTATCAAAGAATCCCCATTTCCCGTCTATTCTTATTGCCGCTATCCCATTCTGGAAAGTTGCAATTCCATCGTCTTCCTTAAAATCGGGTTGTAGTTTAATTACGATATTACCTGTCTTATCAATGTATGCCCTTTTTTTGCCTATTTTTACGGGTGCCAACCCTTCCGAAAAATTCAATGCTCTTTCAAATTTCGCCTCAATCGCCATCTTTCCAGTTTTATCAATATACCCGT of the bacterium genome contains:
- a CDS encoding FlgD immunoglobulin-like domain containing protein; the protein is MAATQVGQWITVTFPTQNNFNGDFFIIAFIYKSTTMGIATDGAVDYGDRGVCSNNLSTWNNYASEGHTGDMMLRATVSYSGIEENEGAGKEGVYSISPNPVINRSVVSYTIKENSKVSLKIYDIAGKEVKTIANGIETAGTKKIEWNARDNVGKKINSGVYFCKMQINNKEVATKSLIIL